One segment of bacterium DNA contains the following:
- the pruA gene encoding L-glutamate gamma-semialdehyde dehydrogenase — translation MMTVTPFQVEPLYDFAQPAARQAMEEAIREVGAQLGREFPLLIGAREVRSGAAFRSINPSEAEQTVAVVQQASAEHVEQAVEAALRAFESWRWVPAAERCALFLRAAAILRRRRLQAAAWMSFEVGKNWAEADADVAEAIDFTEYYAREILRYAEGRPLPPLAGEMSEYQYIPLGVVAVISPWNFPLAIPSGMALGAMVSGNTVVMKPASDSAATTYLIAKALREAGLPAGVLNLLPGSGGVVGEALANHPRVRMIAFTGSKEVGTHLFEAAAKTPPGQIWLKRIIAEMGGKNAIVVDDDANLDAAAAGIIASAYGYQGQKCSAGSRVVATPRAYRRVTEMIVERAKSLSIGPGPENFPVGPVINAAAERKILDYVEVGRREARLAAGGAPARDGGFYIAPTVFVDVAPDARIAQEEIFGPVIAAIPARDFDDALRIANGTAFGLTGSVYSLNPEKLAKARREFMCGNLYLNRKSTGAVVGSHPFGGFNMSGTDSKAGGPDYLLNFLQPKVVAHRYV, via the coding sequence ATGATGACGGTTACCCCGTTCCAGGTGGAGCCGCTGTACGACTTTGCGCAGCCCGCCGCCCGGCAGGCGATGGAGGAGGCGATTCGCGAGGTCGGCGCCCAACTGGGGCGTGAGTTCCCGTTGTTGATCGGAGCGCGCGAGGTCCGGTCGGGCGCCGCGTTCCGGTCGATCAACCCGTCGGAGGCCGAGCAGACGGTCGCCGTCGTGCAGCAGGCGTCGGCCGAGCACGTCGAGCAGGCGGTCGAGGCCGCGCTGCGCGCGTTCGAGTCGTGGCGGTGGGTGCCGGCCGCGGAGCGGTGCGCGCTCTTTCTCCGCGCGGCGGCGATCCTCCGCCGCCGGCGGCTTCAGGCGGCCGCGTGGATGAGCTTCGAGGTCGGCAAGAACTGGGCCGAGGCGGACGCCGACGTGGCCGAGGCGATCGACTTTACGGAGTATTACGCGCGCGAAATTCTCCGGTACGCGGAGGGCCGGCCGCTGCCGCCGCTCGCCGGCGAGATGAGCGAGTACCAATACATCCCGCTCGGCGTGGTGGCCGTGATCTCGCCGTGGAATTTTCCCCTCGCGATTCCCTCGGGGATGGCGCTCGGCGCCATGGTCTCCGGCAACACGGTCGTGATGAAGCCGGCCAGCGACTCCGCGGCGACCACGTATCTGATCGCGAAGGCGCTGCGCGAGGCCGGGCTGCCCGCGGGCGTCCTCAACCTCCTGCCGGGCTCCGGCGGCGTGGTCGGCGAGGCCCTGGCCAACCACCCCAGGGTCCGGATGATCGCGTTCACGGGCTCGAAGGAGGTCGGCACGCACCTGTTCGAGGCGGCGGCCAAGACGCCGCCCGGCCAGATCTGGCTCAAGCGGATCATCGCCGAGATGGGCGGCAAGAACGCGATCGTTGTCGACGACGACGCGAACCTCGACGCGGCCGCCGCCGGGATCATCGCCTCCGCCTACGGGTATCAGGGCCAGAAGTGCTCGGCCGGCTCCCGGGTCGTCGCCACGCCCCGCGCGTACAGACGCGTGACGGAGATGATCGTGGAGCGCGCCAAGTCTCTCTCGATCGGCCCGGGCCCGGAGAACTTTCCCGTGGGGCCTGTCATCAACGCGGCGGCCGAGCGCAAGATCCTCGACTACGTCGAGGTGGGACGGCGGGAGGCCCGGCTCGCCGCCGGCGGGGCGCCGGCCCGGGACGGCGGGTTCTACATCGCGCCGACGGTGTTCGTCGACGTCGCCCCCGACGCGCGGATCGCGCAAGAAGAGATCTTCGGGCCCGTCATCGCGGCGATCCCGGCGCGCGACTTCGACGACGCGCTGCGCATCGCCAACGGCACGGCGTTCGGCCTCACCGGGTCGGTGTACTCACTCAACCCCGAGAAACTGGCGAAGGCCCGCCGCGAGTTCATGTGCGGCAACCTGTATCTCAACCGCAAGTCCACCGGGGCGGTCGTCGGCAGCCATCCGTTTGGCGGCTTCAACATGTCGGGCACCGACAGCAAGGCGGGCGGACCGGACTACCTGCTCAACTTCCTGCAGCCGAAGGTCGTCGCGCACCGGTACGTCTAG
- a CDS encoding RidA family protein, with product MKREDVTVRGMHKTTGYSHAAKAGDLVFVAGQVAQDADGTLVGRGDIEAQAVQVFENLKAVLASAGTTPDQVVKLTTYTTSVAYRQKIAEVRARYFGSYFPPNTFLVVASLATPEYLLEIEAVAACP from the coding sequence ATGAAGCGCGAGGACGTCACCGTTCGGGGCATGCACAAGACCACGGGGTACTCGCACGCGGCCAAAGCAGGTGATCTGGTCTTCGTGGCCGGCCAGGTGGCGCAGGACGCGGACGGCACCCTCGTCGGCCGCGGCGACATCGAAGCTCAGGCGGTGCAGGTGTTCGAGAACCTCAAGGCCGTGCTCGCGTCCGCCGGCACCACGCCGGACCAGGTCGTGAAACTGACCACGTACACGACCAGCGTCGCCTACCGGCAGAAGATCGCGGAGGTTCGCGCGCGATACTTCGGCAGCTACTTCCCGCCGAACACCTTCCTCGTCGTGGCGAGCCTCGCCACGCCCGAGTATCTGCTGGAGATCGAAGCAGTGGCGGCCTGTCCCTGA
- a CDS encoding DoxX family protein yields MTYALWIAQATLAVLFLFAGGVKLALPLDALTKQTSLPGWFLRFTGTAEMLGAMGLVLPGLLRIRPSLTPLAAAGLVIVMVGATAFTVVAGGGISALIPATVGLLAAFVGYGRWRLVPLAAHRRGRFQLVEA; encoded by the coding sequence ATGACCTACGCGCTGTGGATCGCGCAGGCGACGCTCGCGGTCCTCTTCCTGTTCGCCGGCGGCGTGAAATTGGCGCTCCCCCTTGACGCGCTGACCAAGCAGACGTCGTTGCCCGGCTGGTTCCTGCGGTTCACCGGGACGGCCGAGATGCTCGGGGCGATGGGCCTCGTTCTTCCGGGTCTTCTGCGCATCCGGCCGAGCCTGACGCCGCTCGCCGCCGCCGGACTTGTGATCGTCATGGTGGGCGCGACCGCGTTCACGGTGGTGGCGGGCGGCGGGATATCGGCGCTGATCCCGGCGACGGTGGGACTCCTTGCGGCGTTCGTGGGATACGGCCGCTGGCGGCTCGTGCCGCTGGCGGCCCATCGCCGCGGCCGGTTTCAACTCGTGGAGGCGTGA